Proteins from one Cicer arietinum cultivar CDC Frontier isolate Library 1 chromosome 3, Cicar.CDCFrontier_v2.0, whole genome shotgun sequence genomic window:
- the LOC101508517 gene encoding beta-hexosaminidase 1-like — MMFHSKPRNLISLKKTSFFIFLFISISISFAFRITTPNPKEESLTYLWPLPSQFTSGNQSLSVDPSLTLSVKGHVGRGVSHILNAAFYRYRGIVFKHTGVGFGFGFVRKLKERMSVVPYDIASLKIILHSDKEELQLGVDESYTLQVSKADDSSIAGEVTIEANTVYGALRGLETLSQLCSFDYTTKTVQINKAPWSIKDKPRFAYRGLMLDTSRHYLPITVIKQIIESMSYAKLNVLHWHIIDEESFPLEIPTYPNLWNGSYSKWERYTVEDAYEIVNFAKMRGINVMAEVDVPGHAESWGAGYPDLWPSPTCKEPLDVSKTFTFDVVSGILSDMRKIFPFELFHLGGDEVNTDCWSNTSHVHEWLQKHNMTTKGAYEYFVLKAQEIALSKNWTPVNWEETFNTFPTKLHPETVVHNWLGPGVCPKAVAKGFRCIFSNQGVWYLDHLDVPWDKVYTAEPLEGIHKDSEQKLVIGGEVCMWGETADTSDVQQTIWPRAAAAAERLWSPRDSTSAKDITLTALPRLQHFRCLLNRRGVAAAPVTNFYARTAPVGTGSCYDQ; from the exons ATGATGTTTCATTCCAAACCCAGAAACCTCATTTCACTAAAAAAAAcctcatttttcattttcttattcatttcaatttcaatttcatttgcATTTAGGATCACTACTCCAAATCCCAAAGAAGAATCCCTCACATACCTATGGCCACTCCCTTCACAATTCACTTCAGGAAATCAATCTCTCTCCGTTGACCCTTCACTCACTCTTTCAGTCAAAGGACATGTTGGTCGTGGTGTTTCTCACATTCTTAATGCTGCTTTTTATAGATACAGAGGGATTGTGTTCAAGCACACTGGTGTTGGATTTGGTTTTGGGTTTGTTAGAAAGTTGAAGGAAAGGATGAGTGTGGTTCCTTATGATATTGCTAGCTTGAAGATTATCCTACATTCAGATAAGGAAGAG CTACAACTTGGAGTAGATGAAAGTTATACCTTGCAAGTTTCTAAAGCAGATGACTCTTCTATTGCTGGGGAAGTTACCATTGAG GCAAATACTGTTTACGGTGCATTGCGTGGATTAGAG ACACTCAGCCAGCTATGCTCTTTTGATTATACAACTAAAACAGTACAAATAAACAAGGCACCTTGGTCCATCAAAGATAAACCTAGATTTGCATACCGTGGTCTTATGTTGG ATACGTCAAGGCACTATTTACCAATTACTGTAATTAAGCAGATTATTGAATCTATGTCCTATGCCAAACTT AATGTTCTTCATTGGCACATCATAGACGAAGAGTCATTTCCTCTCGAGATACCTACATATCCAAATTTATGGAATGGTTCATATTCAAAATGGGAACGTTACACAGTAGAGGATGCATATGAAATTGTCAA CTTTGCCAAAATGAGAG GCATAAATGTGATGGCAGAAGTCGACGTCCCTGGACATGCAGAATCATG GGGTGCTGGGTATCCTGATCTTTGGCCATCACCTACCTGCAAGGAGCCACTAGATGTTTCAAAGACATTTACTTTTGACGTCGTTTCCGGTATTCTCTCAG ATATGAGAAAGATTTTCCCATTTGAGCTATTTCACTTGGGTGGTGATGAAGTTAATACAG ATTGCTGGAGCAATACTTCTCATGTACATGAATG GCTTCAGAAACACAATATGACTACTAAAGGTGCTTATGAATACTTTGTACTGAAGGCCCAAGAAATAGCCCTTTCAAAAAATTGGACTCCAGTGAACTG GGAAGAAACCTTCAATACATTTCCAACAAAGCTTCATCCTGAAACAGTAGTACATAACTG GTTGGGCCCCGGGGTTTGTCCGAAGGCTGTTGCGAAAGGTTTCCGGTGCATTTTCAGTAACCAAGGTGTCTGGTATCTTGACCATCTAGATGTACCTTGGGATAAGGTCTATACTGCTGAGCCACTAGAAGGTATACATAAAGATTCAGAACAAAAGCTTGTAATTGGCGGAGAAGTTTGTATGTGGGGTGAGACAGCTGATACATCTGATGTTCAGCAAACAATTTGGCCTCGAGCTGCTGCAGCTGCAG AACGACTATGGAGTCCGAGAGATTCAACTTCTGCAAAAGATATAACCTTAACGGCATTACCGCGGTTGCAGCACTTCAGATGTCTGTTAAATAGACGAGGGGTTGCGGCTGCTCCTGTCACAAACTTTTATGCTAGAACAGCACCTGTTGGTACAGGCTCATGCTATGACCAATAA